The genomic region TCCTCCGTCCACGGCTCCACCACCACCGGGACCGCTTTGCGGGCCGGAAGCAACGATCGCCGGAACGACGGCTCGAAGCCGGTTTGCCAGTACTGCCACCCGTCCACCCCTTCACCCATCAGCACGACCACCTCCGGGTCGATCGTGTGGATCACGCCGGCCAGCGCGCGTCCGAGCATCGCGCCGGCTGCGGCGAAGACCTGCCGGGCCGCCTCGTCGCCGGTGGCGGCGGCCCGGAGCAGGGTCGGCAGCGTGCCGCGCGGACCGATCACGCCGCGGTCGCGGGCGGTCCGGCACAGGCCGGCCGCGCCGACGTGAGCCTCCAGGCAGCCGGTGGAACCGCAGGTGCAGGGCAGCTGGTCCTGCTCGTCGTGCCAGACCGGGATGTGGCCGATCTCGCCGGCGCCGCCGTTCGCGCCGCGGTAGATGCCGCCGTCGACGACGATGCCGCAGCCGATGCCCCGCCCGATCGTGACCACCAGGTACGACGAGTGGGCGCGGCCGATGCCGTACAGGCGTTCCGCGGCGGCCAGCGTGTTCACGTCGTTGTCGACCAGGACCGGGCTGCCGATCGCCGCGCGCAGGGATGGGCCGACCGGCGCCGCCTGCCAGGACAGCGTCGGCGCGTCGACGATGCCGGAGGCCTGCGAGTCCACCGAGCCCGGCACGCCGACGCCGACCCCGAGCAGCCGGTCGTCGAGTGCGGCGACCTCCTGGGCGAGGATCCGGCCGAGGCGGGGGAGCGCGTCGTCCGCGCCCGGGTCGTAGTCGTGCGAGACCGACGAGCGCACGGTGCCGTCGAGCTCGACGGTGACGATCGCGACGTGGTCGGCGGTCACCTTGGCGCCCAGTGCGACGCCCGCGTCCTGCACCAGCCCGAGCAGGCGCGCGGGGCGGCCGCCGTTGGACGGCACCGACTCGAGCTCCTCGATCAGCCCGCGCGCGATCAGGTCCTTGGTCACCTGGGTCACCGTGGCCGGGCTCAGCCCGAGGGTCCGGGCGATGGCGGTCCGGGCCGTCGGGCCCTGAGTGCCGAGCAGCCCGACGATGCCCGACGGGACGAGGTCACCGCGGGGGATCGGGCCTGGCGAGTGGGCCACGGACGCTCCTTCGACTTACTTCGGCACTAAATTTAGTGAGAAAGTAAGCCGGTCGCCGCAGTCCTGTCAAGACCGTTCGCGGCGAGGCCGGGGCGACGCTCTTGCTTCGCCGCGGGGGCCGGTGCCGGCACCGGGGTGCCAGTGTCACCGCCTGTGCCGGACTCTGAGACCATCGTGACGGCCGAGTTTGTCCTGAGTAAGGACTGTGTGAAGATTCGGTGCTGACGGCTCTGTCGGGGTGGATCGGCGGACAGCTGACCGTAGGTTTCAAGAGGTGTCGGTCGAAGTCAGGAGTGAGCGAAGTGTTACGGGGCAGTCGGGCCGTGCCGTCGGCATGCCCGCGGAGACCGGCGTCGGACCGAACGTGACGACGCTGAACAAGATTCTCGGCATCGCCGGCGTGGCGCTGCTGCTCGG from Kribbella flavida DSM 17836 harbors:
- a CDS encoding ROK family transcriptional regulator, yielding MAHSPGPIPRGDLVPSGIVGLLGTQGPTARTAIARTLGLSPATVTQVTKDLIARGLIEELESVPSNGGRPARLLGLVQDAGVALGAKVTADHVAIVTVELDGTVRSSVSHDYDPGADDALPRLGRILAQEVAALDDRLLGVGVGVPGSVDSQASGIVDAPTLSWQAAPVGPSLRAAIGSPVLVDNDVNTLAAAERLYGIGRAHSSYLVVTIGRGIGCGIVVDGGIYRGANGGAGEIGHIPVWHDEQDQLPCTCGSTGCLEAHVGAAGLCRTARDRGVIGPRGTLPTLLRAAATGDEAARQVFAAAGAMLGRALAGVIHTIDPEVVVLMGEGVDGWQYWQTGFEPSFRRSLLPARKAVPVVVEPWTEDQWARGAASLVLASPFDSAGTGGEQSRLVRVRLGAP